From a region of the Sesamum indicum cultivar Zhongzhi No. 13 linkage group LG3, S_indicum_v1.0, whole genome shotgun sequence genome:
- the LOC105158832 gene encoding 60S ribosomal protein L18a-2, whose amino-acid sequence MAIYRFRQYQVVGRALPTETEEHPKIYRMKLWATNEVRAKSKFWYFLRKLKKVKKSNGQILAINEIFEKNPTTIKNYGIWLRYQSRTGYHNMYKEYRDTTLNGAVEQMYTEMASRHRVRHHCIQIIKTATIPAKLCKRESTKQFHDSKIKFPLVFRKVRPPTRKLKTTYKASRPNLFM is encoded by the exons ATGGCGATCTACAGG TTCCGTCAGTACCAGGTGGTGGGGAGAGCTCTGCCGACGGAGACGGAGGAGCATCCTAAGATCTACCGCATGAAGCTTTGGGCTACCAATGAGGTTCGCGCCAAGTCCAAATTCTG GTATTTCTTGAGGAAGCTTAAGAAGGTGAAGAAGAGTAACGGTCAGATTCTTGCCATCAATGAG ATCTTTGAGAAGAACCCAACCACAATTAAGAATTATGGGATCTGGCTGCGATACCAAAGTAGAACTGGTTATCACAACATGTACAAGGAGTATCGAGATACAACCCTGAATGGTGCTGTTGAGCAGATGTACACTGAGATGGCGTCTCGCCACAGGGTTCGTCATCATTGCATCCAAATCATCAAGACAGCCACTATTCCAGCTAAGCTTTGCAAGAGGGAGAGCACCAAGCAATTTCATGACTCAAAGATCAAGTTCCCATTGGTGTTCAGGAAGGTCAGGCCACCAACCAGGAAGCTCAAAACCACTTACAAAGCATCCAGGCCCAACTTGTTTATGTAA